From a single Phacochoerus africanus isolate WHEZ1 chromosome 11, ROS_Pafr_v1, whole genome shotgun sequence genomic region:
- the LOC125111404 gene encoding olfactory receptor 52D1-like, giving the protein MPAYNKTDVHPSTFILIGIPGLEAAHIWISIPFCVGYLLALLGNCSLLFIIKTDSSLHEPMYLFLRMLAVADLTVRTTAVPKLLSIFWFHDREIRFEACLTQVFLIHSMESGCFLALAFDRCVAICNPLRPSALLTRAGTWGVGLAVVLRGTALLGPHPFLLRWLPCCRTKVLSHTYCEVMTLVKIACAETGVLSAYSLAAAFLTGGVDFLLIICSYVLILHAGFHLPSKDARLKTLGTCGSHVCVILVSYTPAFFSFLTHRFGHHVAAHVHIFVANIYLLVPPMVNPVIYGVRTKKIRDRFLKFFSSSKPLN; this is encoded by the coding sequence GCATACAATAAGACGGATGTCCACCCGTCCACCTTCATTCTCATCGGCATTCCTGGACTGGAGGCTGCTCACATCTGGATCTCCATCCCCTTCTGTGTGGGCTACCTTTTGGCCCTCCTGGGAAACTGCTCTCTCCTCTTTATCATCAAGACAGACTCCAGCCTCCACGAGCCAATGTACCTCTTCCTCCGCATGCTGGCTGTGGCTGACCTTACTGTGCGCACCACCGCCGTGCCCAAACTTCTCAGTATCTTCTGGTTCCATGACAGAGAGATTCGCTTTGAAGCCTGCCTCACCCAAGTGTTCCTGATTCACTCCATGGAGTCTGGCTGCTTCCTGGCCCTGGCCTTTGACCGCTGTGTAGCCATTTGTAATCCGCTAAGACCCTCCGCTCTTCTGACCCGCGCTGGGACTTGGGGGGTGGGTCTCGCTGTTGTGCTCCGGGGCACAGCCCTCCTTGGTCCTCACCCCTTCCTGCTGCGGTGGCTGCCCTGCTGCAGAACCAAGGTCCTTTCCCACACCTACTGTGAGGTTATGACCCTCGTCAAGATCGCCTGTGCGGAGACGGGAGTCCTCAGCGCCTACAGCCTCGCTGCTGCCTTCCTTACAGGAGGAGTGGACTTCCTCCTGATCATTTGTTCCTATGTGCTCATCCTCCACGCTGGCTTCCACCTCCCGTCCAAGGATGCCCGTCTCAAGACCTTGGGCACCTGCGGCTCCCATGTGTGTGTGATCTTAGTGTCCTATACCCCagccttcttctcttttctcaccCACAGGTTTGGGCACCACGTGGCAGCCCATGTCCACATATTTGTGGCCAACATCTACCTTCTGGTCCCCCCCATGGTGAACCCTGTCATCTATGGGGTGAGGACCAAGAAGATCCGGGACAGGTTCCTTAAATTTTTCAGTTCTTCAAAACCTCTGAACTAA